A single genomic interval of Psychroserpens sp. NJDZ02 harbors:
- a CDS encoding helix-turn-helix domain-containing protein: MKHYKQLTLLQRYQISTLLQTGITITQLAKIIGINKSTVSRELKRNTPSRGRTAGIYIAKYPQYKAINRHCLKQK; the protein is encoded by the coding sequence ATGAAACATTACAAACAATTGACCTTGTTACAAAGGTATCAAATCTCTACATTATTACAGACCGGAATTACTATTACACAACTAGCAAAAATTATTGGTATTAATAAAAGTACTGTATCAAGAGAATTAAAAAGGAATACTCCCAGTAGAGGTCGTACAGCTGGCATTTACATTGCAAAATACCCGCAATATAAAGCGATTAATAGACATTGCCTAAAACAAAAATGA
- a CDS encoding REP-associated tyrosine transposase codes for MSRKHKFHNPTAAYFVSFATVYWIDVFTRQEYFNILVESIDYCRKEKGMELFAYCFMPNHVHFVFRDSKEDPMSLLRDFKKYTSKRILKAIEENPSESRKEWLLWMFKRAGKEKGNVSKYQFWQHNNKPIELWSATVIKQKIDYIHNNPVVSGFVSNPIGWKYSSANNFANDHTVLRIDNIGFLG; via the coding sequence ATGAGCAGAAAGCATAAATTTCATAATCCAACAGCAGCCTATTTTGTTTCTTTTGCCACAGTATATTGGATAGATGTATTTACTAGGCAGGAGTATTTTAATATTCTAGTGGAAAGCATAGACTATTGCAGAAAAGAAAAAGGTATGGAGTTATTTGCATATTGCTTTATGCCTAACCATGTGCATTTTGTGTTTAGAGATTCTAAGGAAGACCCAATGAGTCTATTGAGAGATTTTAAAAAATACACCTCTAAAAGAATATTAAAAGCAATTGAAGAAAACCCTAGCGAAAGTAGAAAAGAATGGTTATTATGGATGTTTAAAAGAGCAGGAAAAGAAAAAGGTAATGTATCAAAATATCAGTTTTGGCAGCACAATAACAAACCTATAGAGCTATGGAGTGCTACTGTTATAAAACAAAAAATAGATTACATCCATAACAACCCTGTTGTTTCTGGTTTTGTTAGTAACCCTATAGGTTGGAAATATAGTAGCGCTAATAATTTTGCAAATGATCATACGGTATTAAGAATTGATAATATTGGATTCTTAGGATAA
- a CDS encoding toxin-antitoxin system YwqK family antitoxin has translation MKILNILFLFISFIVYSQQQEDFERLTTSINTKVSIIDGVELFSDSKQEIIFNGKYKILITTKVADYTGINYNLGESTGYREQGTFSKGYKNSLWTTTYKNKLIKTENWKYGLIHGEYRVYDTIQKIQYRTDFGTGGNGEYKDYYKTGILKQEGNYQNGKKEGEWCTYDRQGKIIKTINYKKGSTINE, from the coding sequence ATGAAAATTCTAAATATACTATTCCTTTTTATATCCTTTATTGTTTATTCACAACAACAGGAAGATTTCGAACGTTTAACTACTTCTATTAATACTAAGGTTTCAATTATAGATGGAGTAGAACTATTTTCTGATAGTAAACAGGAAATAATTTTTAATGGAAAATATAAGATTTTGATTACAACAAAAGTAGCGGACTATACAGGTATTAATTATAATTTAGGGGAATCAACAGGATATAGAGAACAAGGAACATTTAGCAAGGGGTACAAAAATAGTCTTTGGACAACTACTTATAAAAATAAATTGATAAAAACTGAAAATTGGAAATATGGTTTAATCCATGGAGAATATCGAGTGTATGACACTATACAGAAAATACAATATCGAACAGATTTTGGAACTGGAGGTAATGGTGAATATAAGGATTACTACAAAACAGGCATCCTTAAACAAGAAGGGAATTATCAAAATGGTAAAAAAGAAGGAGAATGGTGCACATATGATAGACAGGGAAAAATTATAAAAACAATAAATTATAAAAAAGGCTCTACAATAAATGAATAA
- a CDS encoding DUF202 domain-containing protein produces MENSKLKWVKIIIVLILMSLSIWQANKLFSLRDGEAGILFSAAAIAFAIAAIAFYFQKKKE; encoded by the coding sequence ATGGAAAATTCTAAACTCAAATGGGTAAAAATAATTATTGTTTTAATACTAATGTCGTTAAGTATTTGGCAGGCTAATAAACTGTTTAGTTTGAGAGATGGAGAAGCAGGAATATTGTTTTCTGCAGCAGCCATCGCATTTGCTATAGCGGCCATTGCTTTTTATTTTCAGAAAAAGAAAGAATAG